DNA from Bos indicus isolate NIAB-ARS_2022 breed Sahiwal x Tharparkar chromosome 15, NIAB-ARS_B.indTharparkar_mat_pri_1.0, whole genome shotgun sequence:
GATTGCATTGCCAGTGAGCTCATGTCTTATAATTTCCAGAGACCTGAGACTCCCTCACAGTGATAGCATATATAGAGCCTGTTTCAATGCTTTTTCCGCCCCGAATCCATGACTGAATGTTTAATAGCATTTGCTGTTTCCTTATCTGAAGACTCCTCTGGCCCCATCCCACTTACCAACTTAGCACATGGAGGTAACTCTccctcaggaaggaaggaagtctgTGTACCAGTTGTGCCGATCACCAGCACGTTTCTCTTAAGGTCGATGGAACACTGATGTCTCCTGAGCATATCCAGCCCGAGAAGCATGTCCATGGGCTGCTCCTCCAGTATAGAGAAAGAGCACTGTAAGAAGTCGCCTTCGATCTGAATCTGCGCTAGGTGGACTCGGCCGAGAATTCGCTGCGTGCCCACGCCTTTAGCGACCCCAGCCCACCGCCGATCCACCAGCCGTATGATGTTGCATCTCTCGGCACAGACTTGGTTCATGATGGTCATCTGGGCCCCCGAGTCGACAAAAGCCTTCAGAGGATGCCCGTTGACTCTGCAGTTGATGTAGAGCATGGCCACCTGGCCGAAGCTCTCCGGCGCCTCTTCCATGGCTATGCTCATGTTCTCCTCGATGTTCTGCTGCCGGATCTCCTCCTCTATCTTGGCTTGGGCCTCCAGATCGAATGGGTCAGCGGAGAAGAGGCGCAGTCGCTCTTGCTCTCTCAGCGCCCTCTCCCTTTGCTGCTCCATCAGGACCTGGGAGAAGCTCTCCAGGTTTCCGCTGAGCAGCGCTTCGGCCAGGGAAGGGTTGCGCTCTTTCAGCAGGGACAGGTCGTGTGGGCTGGACAGGAGCATGCTCCGGACCAGGGCCGGGCTGTCTAGCCCTTGACCCGGGCCCGCCTTCTCCCCAGAGCCGCGGCGGCTGGAGTGCTGGGCCGACTGGGCGCGCTGGTGCGGCCGGGAGCCGGACGTCCCGGGTAGGGCGGGCCCCGCCGGTTCCATGCTGCACAGGCCGGCCGCCCGCTCTGGGGAGCGCGGCCGCATGGCCTCCTTCTGCAGTAAAATGACCATGTCGCCGTCCTTGAGGCCGTAGGAGCCCAGGGAGCAGTGGTCGTTGACGAGAAGCCGCTCCATGTAGACTATCTGGGTCTCCTCGGCAGGGATGCCGGACTCCAGCTCGCAGAGCACACGGAAGTTGTGAAGTTCAAAGTCGGGCCTGACCTGCAGGGAGAAGGTGGCCTCGGAGAGGTCCCTCCGCACGCAGTAGACCGTGAGCAGCATGGCCCGGGCCCGGGAGGGCCGAATGGACAGAGGGCATCAGGCAGCTCGCTGGCTTGACTGGAGCTGGTCTCCGTGGATGGCTGGGCTGCTTCTGGTGACGCGGTGTCTTGTGCATTCACCTCCCCAGGAGATGCAGCCACCCACTGGTCTGGGGGCTGCCTGCCAGCCTCGGTGCCTGCTGCTTGGCCGCATGGAACACTGCAGGGGCATTTGTGTTCCAAAGTCCATTCCTATGTGTGCTGCTTGGAACTTAGACCACTTGTTCCCATAGAAATAAAGTCACTCCAGTCCATTTGGTTCTAAGGCTAGTCCTTCAAAGCCTATTTGACCCGCGGTCTGAAAAAGATTGTTTCAGCTTTTCCCTAAACAACATATTAGCATTGTGTTCATTTGAGAATTGTATTCTGTGTACTTTTATTTACCCCCCAAACAATGAGTATTTGTTTCCTACATGGCAAGTATCAGGCTAAGTGGTTGGTAAAATGATGGATGGGACGTGGTGCCTTCCCTTGAGGATCTCATATCCTAGGGGTAGACTGATGGGAAATGAGTAAATCACAATTCTGGAGGTCAGTACTTTCAGACGTGTTCAGCATACTGAGAGATTCAATGGAACAGAGGATGTCTCTCTAAAGATGAGACAGGTGGATGTTGAAGGATGAATATTTCCCATGTGAAAAGTGGGGAGAGTCACTCTAGACAAAAGGAACTGTATGCATAAAAGCAACAATTCATAACAAGGTCTGTTCTTTCCAGAGAAACGTGATACATTAAATGTAATAGGAGAAAAGTGTCC
Protein-coding regions in this window:
- the DDI1 gene encoding protein DDI1 homolog 1 isoform X1; amino-acid sequence: MLLTVYCVRRDLSEATFSLQVRPDFELHNFRVLCELESGIPAEETQIVYMERLLVNDHCSLGSYGLKDGDMVILLQKEAMRPRSPERAAGLCSMEPAGPALPGTSGSRPHQRAQSAQHSSRRGSGEKAGPGQGLDSPALVRSMLLSSPHDLSLLKERNPSLAEALLSGNLESFSQVLMEQQRERALREQERLRLFSADPFDLEAQAKIEEEIRQQNIEENMSIAMEEAPESFGQVAMLYINCRVNGHPLKAFVDSGAQMTIMNQVCAERCNIIRLVDRRWAGVAKGVGTQRILGRVHLAQIQIEGDFLQCSFSILEEQPMDMLLGLDMLRRHQCSIDLKRNVLVIGTTGTQTSFLPEGELPPCAKLVSGMGPEESSDKETANAIKHSVMDSGRKKH
- the DDI1 gene encoding protein DDI1 homolog 1 isoform X2, whose translation is MLLTVYCVRRDLSEATFSLQVRPDFELHNFRVLCELESGIPAEETQIVYMERLLVNDHCSLGSYGLKDGDMVILLQKEAMRPRSPERAAGLCSMEPAGPALPGTSGSRPHQRAQSAQHSSRRGSGEKAGPGQGLDSPALVRSMLLSSPHDLSLLKERNPSLAEALLSGNLESFSQVLMEQQRERALREQERLRLFSADPFDLEAQAKIEEEIRQQNIEENMSIAMEEAPESFGQVAMLYINCRVNGHPLKAFVDSGAQMTIMNQVCAERCNIIRLVDRRWAGVAKGVGTQRILGRVHLAQIQIEGDFLQCSFSILEEQPMDMLLGLDMLRRHQCSIDLKRNVLVIGTTGTQTSFLPEGELPPCAKLYQVIKFLLLLEENPLPQDRKASEYLHV